One region of Halomicrobium sp. LC1Hm genomic DNA includes:
- a CDS encoding NRAMP family divalent metal transporter, which yields MSGETTAATRFGRGTVRSYIDEMGPAWVAGAIAAGPATMGSLLSAGAGFGYTLLWVVIVSAGAGALSQFLAMRLGLLTERGIVAVVEDALGESWAWLLVADAVLASGVAQLVIMKTVAGVSATMTGIDAGIWGVIWGLVLAVGLAGRGYRFLELAAKVLVSLVVLAFVASLFVVPIDAGAAAAGLVPSLPAGSAVMAAGIVGGAVHITLVTMHSYTMRARGWTERDSDLATFDIGASMLLVFGLYSLAIFLVAASVLTSTDLTTIGAAQALGPIAGDSAQWLFLVGLAGAAVSTLGANTIVPPFLIADKFDWDTDVSDARYRALLVGVALLSIPGAFIPGNVLGQLVLILAVGTLGTPFAIAIVLYLLNTDTVSRQNSTATNLGGVALLAVTGVLAANFVREQVAAGVGPLSGFVVAFGAAIALATLVLGGKYVREELLA from the coding sequence ATGAGTGGTGAAACGACTGCGGCAACGAGATTCGGGCGCGGGACAGTCCGTTCGTACATCGACGAGATGGGGCCGGCGTGGGTCGCCGGTGCGATCGCCGCCGGCCCGGCGACGATGGGGAGCCTGCTGTCGGCGGGGGCCGGCTTCGGCTACACGCTGTTGTGGGTCGTGATCGTCTCTGCGGGGGCGGGCGCGCTCTCGCAGTTCCTGGCGATGCGACTGGGCCTGCTGACCGAGCGTGGCATCGTCGCCGTCGTCGAGGACGCGCTCGGTGAGAGCTGGGCGTGGCTGCTCGTGGCCGACGCGGTGCTTGCCTCCGGTGTCGCACAGCTGGTCATCATGAAGACCGTCGCCGGGGTTTCGGCGACGATGACCGGGATCGACGCCGGCATCTGGGGCGTAATCTGGGGGCTCGTCCTCGCCGTCGGACTGGCGGGACGAGGGTATCGCTTCCTCGAACTCGCTGCGAAGGTGCTGGTGTCGCTGGTGGTCCTGGCCTTCGTCGCCTCGCTGTTCGTCGTCCCGATCGACGCCGGTGCGGCCGCGGCCGGACTCGTTCCGTCCCTGCCCGCCGGAAGCGCGGTGATGGCGGCCGGCATCGTCGGCGGGGCCGTCCACATCACGCTCGTCACGATGCACTCCTACACGATGCGGGCCCGCGGGTGGACCGAGCGAGACAGCGACCTGGCGACGTTCGACATCGGCGCGTCGATGCTGCTCGTCTTCGGGCTGTACAGCCTGGCGATCTTCCTGGTCGCCGCGAGCGTCCTCACGTCGACGGATCTGACGACGATCGGCGCGGCACAGGCGCTCGGTCCGATCGCTGGGGACAGCGCCCAGTGGCTCTTCCTCGTCGGCCTGGCCGGCGCGGCCGTCTCGACGCTCGGCGCGAACACGATCGTCCCGCCCTTCCTGATCGCCGACAAGTTCGACTGGGACACCGACGTGAGCGACGCCCGCTACAGGGCGCTGCTGGTCGGTGTCGCGCTGCTGTCGATCCCCGGCGCGTTCATCCCCGGCAACGTGCTCGGACAGCTGGTGTTGATCCTGGCGGTCGGCACGCTCGGGACGCCCTTCGCGATCGCGATCGTCCTCTACCTGCTCAACACCGACACGGTCTCGCGACAGAACTCGACGGCGACTAACCTCGGCGGCGTCGCGCTGCTTGCCGTCACCGGCGTGCTCGCGGCGAACTTCGTCCGCGAACAGGTGGCTGCCGGCGTCGGCCCGCTCTCCGGGTTCGTCGTGGCCTTCGGCGCGGCGATCGCGCTGGCGACGCTCGTCCTCGGGGGCAAGTACGTCCGCGAGGAACTGCTGGCCTGA
- a CDS encoding transcription factor S, with amino-acid sequence MQFCDDCGSMMHADGDEMVCKSCGSRVQKDAERAAEFVSTAAQSDDDVIETEEGANFEGKPTAEDVTCVDCGHGKAWYTIKQTGSADEPPTRFFKCQDCGNRWREYN; translated from the coding sequence ATGCAGTTCTGCGACGACTGCGGTTCGATGATGCACGCGGACGGCGACGAGATGGTCTGCAAGTCCTGTGGCAGTCGCGTCCAGAAGGACGCCGAGCGGGCCGCCGAGTTCGTGAGCACCGCCGCACAGAGCGACGACGACGTGATCGAGACCGAGGAGGGCGCGAACTTCGAGGGCAAGCCGACTGCCGAGGACGTGACCTGCGTGGACTGTGGTCACGGCAAGGCCTGGTACACGATCAAACAGACCGGCTCGGCCGACGAGCCGCCGACGCGCTTTTTCAAGTGCCAGGACTGTGGGAACCGCTGGCGCGAGTACAACTGA
- a CDS encoding histidine kinase N-terminal 7TM domain-containing protein, with the protein MSALLGFSMQAVYGVFFLVAALACLGSIARARTVDDRDTRHGLIGLLLTSGLWALTYLGIIYSPTTTLKEAWYTVGLVVGFGTVFAWLYFCSAYTDRTYHETRSTQLAGLGLYAFVVGIKLTNPIHGEYFTARIVQEPFTHLAIQHGTVHWLATGLAYVLAAVGLFMLFEAFANAGYDTRSLGGLTALTALPIALDLVAFESTALIDIIYAPLGVAAFAVGVLFVARDRFLAVQLTGNIPEPVVFLDEDDRIREYNDAAARLFPTLSGTRGQSVTAALPMDQDLSGQEIVVVEGEETRYFLVNASPLTSVQSNICRMLVFVDVTRLERQRQELERHNEQLEDFSAGIRHELLNSLQVVGGQVSAAGTALEAGNVGQARETLSTASRRAREMETVVDGLSTLARHGQTVDELEPIRLDDVVADARDAARPDGVAVDVPPATTIEADRTRLHELFVNIFQFLSHNGGTDARVAIRPDGFAVETDWVPPEELADDELFEYSGGLTDTKTGLTLPKVRTLVRVQGWEVALERTDEGSRIVVSGARVREDVPPSS; encoded by the coding sequence ATGTCAGCACTACTGGGGTTCTCGATGCAGGCTGTCTACGGCGTTTTCTTCCTGGTTGCTGCACTCGCCTGTCTCGGGAGTATCGCCAGAGCCCGGACCGTCGACGATCGAGACACCCGGCACGGACTGATCGGACTGTTGCTCACCTCGGGACTGTGGGCGCTGACGTATCTGGGCATCATCTACAGTCCCACGACGACGCTCAAGGAGGCGTGGTACACCGTCGGGCTCGTCGTCGGCTTCGGGACGGTCTTCGCGTGGCTGTACTTCTGCTCGGCCTACACCGACCGGACCTACCACGAGACCCGCTCGACGCAACTCGCCGGGCTCGGGCTGTACGCCTTCGTCGTGGGGATCAAACTCACCAATCCCATCCACGGAGAGTATTTCACGGCCCGAATCGTGCAGGAGCCGTTCACGCACCTCGCGATCCAGCACGGAACGGTCCACTGGCTGGCGACCGGGCTGGCGTACGTCCTCGCGGCCGTCGGCCTGTTCATGCTGTTCGAGGCCTTCGCCAACGCGGGGTACGACACGCGGTCGCTGGGCGGGCTGACCGCGCTGACGGCGCTGCCGATCGCGCTGGATCTGGTGGCCTTCGAGTCGACGGCGCTGATCGACATCATCTACGCGCCGCTGGGTGTCGCGGCCTTCGCCGTCGGCGTGCTGTTCGTCGCTCGCGACCGGTTCCTCGCGGTCCAGCTGACCGGCAACATCCCCGAGCCGGTCGTCTTCCTCGACGAGGACGACCGGATCAGGGAGTACAACGACGCCGCGGCCCGGCTCTTCCCGACGCTGTCGGGGACGCGCGGCCAGTCGGTCACGGCGGCGCTTCCGATGGATCAGGACCTCTCGGGCCAGGAGATCGTCGTCGTCGAGGGCGAGGAGACGCGGTACTTTCTGGTCAACGCGAGTCCGCTGACCAGCGTCCAGTCGAACATCTGCCGGATGCTCGTGTTCGTCGACGTGACCAGGCTGGAGCGCCAGCGCCAGGAACTCGAACGCCACAACGAACAGCTGGAGGACTTCTCTGCGGGCATCAGACACGAACTGCTCAACTCGCTGCAGGTCGTCGGCGGCCAGGTCTCGGCGGCGGGCACGGCACTGGAAGCGGGCAACGTCGGGCAGGCTCGCGAGACGCTGTCGACGGCCTCGCGGCGCGCCCGCGAGATGGAGACCGTCGTCGACGGACTGTCGACGCTGGCTCGCCACGGCCAGACTGTCGACGAACTGGAACCGATCCGTCTGGACGACGTCGTCGCCGACGCTCGCGACGCGGCCCGGCCGGACGGGGTCGCTGTCGACGTTCCGCCAGCGACGACCATCGAGGCCGATCGCACGCGGCTCCACGAACTGTTCGTCAACATCTTCCAGTTCCTCTCGCACAACGGCGGCACGGACGCACGCGTCGCGATCCGACCGGACGGGTTCGCCGTCGAGACCGACTGGGTCCCGCCCGAGGAACTGGCCGACGACGAGCTGTTCGAGTACTCCGGAGGGTTGACCGACACGAAGACTGGGCTCACGCTGCCGAAAGTGCGAACGCTGGTGCGAGTCCAGGGCTGGGAGGTCGCCCTGGAGCGGACGGACGAGGGCTCGCGGATCGTCGTGTCCGGGGCGCGCGTCCGCGAGGACGTGCCCCCGTCGTCCTAA
- a CDS encoding YkgJ family cysteine cluster protein, whose protein sequence is MSTQPTTVEVYPGKEAVIDFDPALTFECVEECTWCCHHGVLLYEKDLMELAARESLNESTTQFRGQDFVRQEHKDREDHVDEQGQACFFLREDGLCALHDEHDWKPARCSVFPLHVTVEEGDATAREGGDMHVSIRDTAHEHCEGLNVSERRVIEHLDGFLPELLWELDDPETYREL, encoded by the coding sequence GTGTCGACCCAGCCCACGACAGTCGAGGTCTACCCCGGCAAGGAGGCCGTGATCGACTTCGACCCCGCGCTGACCTTCGAGTGCGTCGAGGAGTGTACGTGGTGCTGTCACCACGGCGTCCTCCTGTACGAGAAGGACCTCATGGAGCTGGCCGCCCGCGAGAGCCTCAACGAGTCGACGACCCAGTTCCGCGGGCAGGACTTCGTCCGCCAGGAGCACAAAGACCGCGAGGACCACGTCGACGAACAGGGCCAGGCCTGCTTTTTCCTGCGCGAGGACGGGCTCTGTGCGCTGCACGACGAACACGACTGGAAGCCCGCCCGCTGTTCGGTGTTCCCGCTCCACGTCACCGTCGAGGAGGGAGACGCGACCGCCCGCGAGGGCGGGGACATGCACGTCTCGATCCGCGACACCGCCCACGAGCACTGCGAGGGGCTGAACGTCTCCGAGCGCCGGGTGATCGAGCACCTCGACGGATTCTTACCGGAGTTGCTCTGGGAGCTGGACGACCCCGAGACCTACCGGGAGCTGTGA